A genomic segment from Bombus affinis isolate iyBomAffi1 chromosome 13, iyBomAffi1.2, whole genome shotgun sequence encodes:
- the LOC126923051 gene encoding histone H3.3A: MARTKQTARKSTGGKAPRKQLATKAARKSAPSTGGVKKPHRYRPGTVALREIRRYQKSTELLIRKLPFQRLVREIAQDFKTDLRFQSAAIGALQEASEAYLVGLFEDTNLCAIHAKRVTIMPKDIQLARRIRGERA; encoded by the exons ATGGCACGTACCAAGCAAACTGCACGTAAGTCAACAGGAGGTAAAGCTCCCAGGAAGCAACTTGCAACTAAAGCTGCACGTAAAAGTGCACCATCTACGGGAGGTGTAAAAAAACCACATCGTTACAG GCCTGGTACTGTAGCTCTCAGAGAAATCAGAAGATACCAGAAATCAACTGAGCTGTTGATCAGAAAATTACCATTTCAACGTTTAGTTCGTGAAATTGCACAAGATTTCAAAACAGATTTGCGGTTCCAGAGTGCTGCAATTGGAGCATTGCAAGAAGCTTCTGAAGCATATTTAGTTGGATTGTTTGAAGACACAAACTTATGTGCAATTCACGCTAAACGCGTTACGATAATGCCTAAAGACATTCAGTTGGCCAGACGAATTCGCGGTGAACGCGCTTAA
- the LOC126923043 gene encoding abscission/NoCut checkpoint regulator: MSCNICQTKFSFFTREVACPGCGFSCCSKCLKYKCNIPDKGVKKVCGRCFNKYNFTSTSSFNNNIEMNGHEEPMAPVDITKKLDLLENPVKPPIVMYKHTNHWDRFKTGLEPADQEIVERLRKLKEEDKTTALSVDEIKRRLALLKDEDPDVRQHRINMQQVDTRTDQQKTDDLIQEYLNQLELSSGSDSVSEIQARLRSLQGISEKPIEHSANDDNDDEKHVTKKLIGKALAEAELEKKYEKDLEEDELEEMELGEAKHTDDEDEKPSCVMCEQTKDLQRCLGCHGDLYCPVCFEDNHDDLELKMHKREPATRRNQF; encoded by the exons ATGTCTTGTAATATTTGTCAAACGAAATTTTCCTTCTTCACAAGAGAA GTTGCTTGCCCCGGCTGTGGTTTTTCATGTTGCAGTAAATGCCTcaaatataaatgtaatattccAGATAAAGGGGTGAAAAAGGTCTGTGGACGTtgctttaataaatataattttacaagTACCTCAAgctttaataataatatcgaaatgAATGGCCACGAAGAACCAATGGCTCCAGTGGACATTACAAAAAA ATTGGACTTGTTGGAGAACCCTGTGAAGCCTCCTATTGTAATGTACAAACATACAAATCATTGGGATAGATTTAAAACTGGATTAGAACCAGCTGATCAAGAAATAGTTGAAAGATTAAGAAAATTGAAGGAGGAAGATAAAACTACAGCTTTAAGTGTAGATGAGATAAAACGGAGATTAGCATTGCTAAAGGATGAAGACCCGGATGTTAGGCAGCACAGAATAAAT ATGCAGCAAGTAGATACTAGAACAGACCAACAGAAAACAGACGATTTAATACAGGAATATTTGAATCAATTGGAACTATCCTCGGGCAGCGATTCGGTTAGCGAAATTCAAGCAAGACTAAGATCACTACAAGGCATTAGTGAAAAACCTATAGAA CATTCAGCTAATGATGACAATGATGATGAGAAACATGTAACAAAGAAATTAATTGGGAAAGCTTTGGCAGAAGCAGAATTGGAGAAAAAATATGAGAAAGACTTAGAAGAGGATGAACTGGAAGAAATGGAACTCGGG GAGGCAAAACATACTGATGACGAAGATGAAAAACCTAGCTGCGTAATGTGTGAACAAACTAAAGATTTACAGCGATGTTTAGGTTGTCACGGCGATCTATATTGCCCTGTATGCTTTGAAGATAATCACGATGATTTGGAGTTGAAAATGCACAAAAGAGAACCAGCAACAAGACGCAATCAATTTTAA
- the LOC126923042 gene encoding nuclear distribution protein nudE-like 1 produces the protein MMDIDPPQFVSKDDEVQYWMELAHQIHRRKEDIERELEEFQENSQLLEKELEASLEQAEKNNRELRQRNTRLATEVEQLRTRLDQQTADCAMFQGKAQDLQTQHDHLLKYIRELEQKNDDLERAHRINRVTEEEIEAKLNSAIEKNALLESELDEKEALKVIVQRLMDEIRDLKQEIQVQERHQPDNDKSADRVRNHVDSNKLQVELETHMSPSSPIVPQSIPPNNTATSPLKIGNRVVGGVTGNNNNNNNNNNNNVNSPLAPCTRILAMNMIGDLMRKVGALENKLNTCQNPSREDQAVRDLYRTRRQVRGFASGNSNHIRL, from the exons atGATGGACATTGATCCACCACAGTTTGTGTCTAAAGATGATGAAGTTCAATATTGGATGGAACTTGCTCACCAGATACATAGaag GAAAGAGGATATAGAAAGAGAGTTGGAGgaatttcaagaaaattcaCAGCTCTTAGAGAAAGAACTGGAAGCATCCTTAGAACAAGCAGAAAAGAATAACAGGGAATTACGACAACGAAACACAAGACTAGCCACTGAAGTTGAACAATTAAGAACAAGATTAGATCAACAAACAGCAGACTGTGCAATGTTTCAAGGGAAAGCTCAGGACTTACAGACTCAACATGACCATTTATTAAAGTACATAAGGGAATTAGAACAAAAAAATGACGACTTGGAAAGAGCTCATAG AATAAATAGGGTAACAGAGGAGGAGATAGAAGCAAAACTTAATTCTGCCATTGAAAAGAATGCTTTATTAGAATCAGAACTTGACGAAAAGGAAGCTCTGAAAGTTATAGTACAGAGATTAATGGATGAAATTAGAG ATTTAAAACAGGAAATCCAAGTTCAAGAAAGGCATCAACCAGACAATGATAAGTCAGCTGATAGAGTTCGTAATCATGTTGATAGTAATAAACTTCAAGTCGAGTTGGAAACACATATGTCGCCTAGTAGCCCAATAGTACCACAATCTATACCTCCAAATAATACAGCAACTTCGCCATTAAAAA TTGGAAACAGAGTTGTAGGTGGTGTAACTGgaaacaacaataataataataataataataataataacgtgaATTCGCCATTGGCACCATGCACAAGAATATTAGCAATGAATATGATTGGTGACCTTATGAGAAAAGTTGGT GCGTTGGAGAATAAGTTAAATACATGTCAAAATCCATCTCGAGAGGATCAAGCCGTTCGTGATCTTTACAG GACTAGACGGCAAGTTCGAGGTTTTGCCTCTGGCAACAGCAACCACATTCGATTATAA
- the LOC126923050 gene encoding histone H3.3A: MARTKQTARKSTGGKAPRKQLATKAARKSAPSTGGVKKPHRYRPGTVALREIRRYQKSTELLIRKLPFQRLVREIAQDFKTDLRFQSAAIGALQEASEAYLVGLFEDTNLCAIHAKRVTIMPKDIQLARRIRGERA, encoded by the exons ATGGCACGTACCAAGCAGACGGCTCGTAAATCAACAGGAGGTAAAGCTCCTCGTAAACAATTAGCAACAAAGGCAGCACGTAAGAGCGCACCATCTACTGGTGGAGTAAAAAAACCACATCGATACAG ACCTGGCACAGTAGCTCTTCGAGAAATCAGAAGATATCAAAAATCAACTGAATTGTTGATCAGAAAATTACCTTTCCAAAGATTGGTTCGTGAAATTGCACAAGATTTCAAAACTGATCTACGTTTTCAAAGTGCTGCAATTGGAGCTTTACAGGAAGCATCGGAAGCATACCTAGTCGGTTTATTTGAAGACACAAATTTGTGCGCTATCCATGCGAAACGTGTTACAATTATGCCCAAGGATATTCAACTGGCTCGACGAATTCGCGGCGAGCGTGCTTAA